CGCGGTGCCGCCCAACACCGGCTCCTTCTCCACCACCGCCACCCGCTTGCCCGCCAGCGCCGCCTGCACCGCGCCCCACTCGCCGGCCGGGCCGGAGCCAATCACCACCAAATCAAAGTCCGCCATGGGGCGAAGGTACGCGAGCCCCGGGGCCCTTTGAAGCCACTCACGGCAGGAGGTGCTCCTCGAAGAAGCGCGCCGTCTGGCGCATGGTCTCCCGCGAGCCCTCCACGTCGTCGGTCAGCTCGAAGGCGTGGGGCGCCTCGGGCAGGTCCACCAGCGTCAGCGGCGCGCCCCGGGCGCGGGCCTCGCGGGTGAAGGCGTCGAGCGCGGCGTTGAGCGCGGGCGTGTCCAGGCCCGCGCGCACCACCAGCAGCGGAGGCAGCTTCCGGGCCTCCGTGGCCACCAGCGCGTCGCGGGGCCGGGCGCCCTGGGGAACCCCGGGCGCGTCGAGCAGCGGGTACCACGCCACGGCGCACCGGAGCCAGGCGGGTGGCTGCTTGCGCAGCGCGGGCGTCAGGCCCCACAGGCCCCCCGCGGACAGGGCCATGAGGCAGACCCGCTCGCCGTCCACGGGTTCGGTCGCGGCCTTCTCGCGCACGAACGCGAGCGCCGCGTCCACGCGCTCCCGCATCCGAGGCACACCGGTGAACCACTGCGCTGGCTCCGGGCCCGTGGCGGGCGAGCCCAGCTCCACCAGCGCCACCGCGAAGCCCCGCGCCGCCAACCAGCGGGCCTGTCCGGAGAAGGCGGGCAGGTCGCGGACGAGGGGCACGAGCGCGGGATGCAGCAGCCCGTGGACGAGCACCACCACCGGCGCCGGCTCGCGCGACGCCACGTCTGGTAGGTAGAGGTCGAGCTTGTACTCGCGTCCCTCCTCGCGCGCGTACGTCAGCCCCCGCCGCACCCGCACCTCGTCCATGCCGGGCAGGGTGAGGACGGGGCGGGCCTTGGCCCACTCGGGGATGGGGGCGCCCACGAGCCCGGGCGCGGTGGGGGTGGCAATCATGGGCGGGCCGTGGAAGCGGAAGACGTCGGCGAAGCCCAGGTGGGTGCGCAGCCACTGGAGCCGATCTCGGCGCGCGGCGTCGCCCAGCTCGTGGCCTCCCTCGTAGCGCTTGGCGAACTTCGGCTCCGTCGCGGCGTCGACGAAGGCGCGGGCCCGCGCCAGGGGCACCTGTCCATCCGCGCGTCCGCTCTGGAAGAAGAGGGCGGAGGGAGCGGCGTGGGCCACCCCCACGCCGCCGTCGAGCGGCTCGAGCCTGCGCACGACGGCGGCGACCTCTTCTCGCGACAAGGTCCCGGCGCGGCCCGGCGGGGCGAGCTCGAGGCTCGTCGACGCATCACCCAGCCCGTTCATCAGGACGTAGGCCCGGAGGCGGGGCTCGACGCCCGACAGCGCCCCGCCCACGGAGGCGCCCAGGCCGTGGCCCACGAAGCCCAGGCGCTTGCCGTCCACGTCGCGGCGGGCCGACAGCAGGTCCACGCCGCGCCTCAAGTCCACCAGCCACTGCACGAGGGTGTCCGGCAGCTCCGTGGCGTGGAGCGAGGCGCGCCAGGGCTCCGGGCGCACGTGCGGTGCGTCGATGAGGAGCGACGCCACGCCGGCCCGCGCCAGCCCGAGCGCCTCGTCGAGGAAGGCGTTCTTCGATCCGCGTCGCCAGTGCGCGAAGAGGACGGCGGGGAACGGGCCTGCGCCCGGGGGGATGACCAGGAAGGCCGGCACGCGGCCGCCCTTGGGGCTGGCGTAGGTCAGCTCCGTCAGCGTGACGTCCCCGACCTTGCGCGTCTGGACCGTCTTCACGTCGAGGGCGGCGCGGGCGTCGACCGTGGTGAGCCGCCGCAGCTCGACGAGCCGTGGGTCCTCGGCGGCGGGCGGAGGCGCGGCCCGGGCCGCGAGGGTGGAGGCCAGCGCCAGCACGCCGGCGAGGACGTGGAGCGGGAGGCGGGGGCGGCTCATGCGAGTACCTCGGTGAGACGAGGGGCTTGCTGCGGTCTCGACGGCCGGGGCGAGGCCCCGGGCAACGCCGCGCTTCTTCTTAGGCGCTCGGCGGCGGGGCTGTCTCGCCGCTGGCGGAGCGGGTGTCGGGAGTGAACGTTCCCCGCGCCCGGGGCGCGCTCGCACCGTGTCAGGTCTTCGGCTCGGAGGCGGCCCGGCCCGTGTAGCGCAGCCCCTCCTGGACCTCGGTGTCGGTGAGGAGGCGGAAGGTTCCCTCGGGGATGTCCAGCGTCACGCCTCCCACGGCCTCGCGGTGGAGCGCGCGGACGGGGAGCCCCACCGCGCCGAGCATGCGCTTGACCTGGTGATGGCGGCCTTCCGTGAGCGTCACCTCGACGGTGTGCTCGTCGCGCACGCGCACCTGGGCCGGACGGGCCGGACCGTCATCGAGCACCATGCCCCGGCGCAGCGGCTCGACGCGCGCGTCGTCGGCGGTGCTGAACACGGTGGCCACGTAGCGCTTGGGCAGGCGCGTGTCCGGTGACGTGGCGTGGGCCACCAGCTTGTCGTCATTGGTGAAGAGCAGCAGGCCCGTGGAGTCCACGTCCAGTCGCCCCACCGCGTGCCAGGTGTAGCCGGCGAGGTCGGCGGGCAGCTGGGGCAACAGCACCTCGAACACCGTCCCCGTGCGGTGCTGGGACACGGTGGAGGAGAGCAGGCCCGCGGGCTTGTGGAACGCGAGCACGCGCGTGGCCGGCGCGTCCAGGGACACGGGCCGGCCGTCGACGCGGATGGTCGCGCCCGGGGGCACGGGCGTCAGGGCCATCTTCGCCACGCGGCCGTTGATGCTCACGCGGCCCGCGCGGATGGCGTCCTCCGCCTCCTTCTGCGGAAACACCCCGGCCCGGGCGAGGGCGCGCGACAGCCAGTCGGGCTTCTCCTTGCCCTCCCAGCGTTGGTGTTGCGGCGTCTTCGGCTTGTCGGACTTGCGAGACATGGCGTGCTTCCAGGGCAGGGGCCTGTGGACGACGGCCCAGGGTCTCTACCAGTTTCCGGAGGATGTCACCTCGTCTCCGACATGCGCCCCCGGAGGACGGAGGTCCGCGCCGCGTCGGACCGGGACGCGCCCGCGTCCTCGGAGACCGCGCCATGCCTCCCGCGAGGCACGCCCCGCGACGACCCGACGTGTCGGAGGGTTGGCACGACGGATGAAAAGCGGCGGGACGTCCAACGTGAGGTCTGGAGGGGGCGTCGAATGAAGGTCCACCTGTCGTTCAAGGCGGCGAACGAGAAGCAGATCGTCCATCTGGTCAGTGGAGACCGGTGGAGCAATACGTTCCGGCGAGAGGGCAACTACCCCACCTTCTTCGGTGCCGCCCAGGAGCCGACCAAGGACCATCATCGGGTCGTTCAGTGGGTCGGTGGCTGGAACAAGGTGAAGGACGTCCAATGGCTCGACGTCCCGGCACTGGATGGCACCAAGGTCCAGGCGCGCCTGGCGGACCTCGTCGCCCAGGCCCATGACGTGGGCGCGAAGGCGGGCCTGGATGACGAGGACCTCGTCGACTTCGACTCGATCCGGAAGTGCTACCAGGAAATCACGGGCGCCGAGCTCGCGGAGCAGGGCCACGCGTCGCGCCTGTGTCACCTGATGCTGTCGCGCACCGCGAAGGCGCTCCAGTTCGACACCGTCTACATCAAGCCCTACACGACGTACGAAGGCGACGAGAGTGGCGTCGGCAAGACGGATGTCGGCTACGTCCGCATCCGCGGCGGGACGTCCTGCATCACCGCCGAGGAGGCGGAGGGGGTCCTCGTCACGCTCAAGTCCGCCAAGAACTGGTTCTTGCGGCACACCTTCGTCGACGGCGCCCAGTCGCTCGTGCGCAAGACCGTCGACGATTCGAATCCCTACCGCAGCGGCATGGTCCACTATCGCGTCCGAGGCTTCGTCGATGAGCCGAGCGCGAACATGACCGAGCTGCTCTTCACGTACATCCACGAGGTGAGCCACTGCTGGGCGAACGCCCGCGACAACGTCAGCAGCGACTACCCTCAGCGGGCGATGTACATCCGCCGGTGGGCGACCGGCGAGGAGAGCACCACGCTGGCGCGAGCGAGGAAGGACCCGACGCTGTTGCTCACCAGCGCGGACTTCATGGCTTATGTCCTCCTGCGCCGCGCGGGGTTGATCGACCCCGGCTTCCTCGCGCGGCCCGACTGGAAGGACGCCTGAGCGCGAGCCGCGCGCTCGCGGACTGCTCGGCCGCGCGGTCCGGTCCTCTTCGGCGATGGACGGAGCACCCGCGTGCGCGCGGGGGCCACCCGGGCGTGGGCCGCGCCCTCCGCGCATCGTCGAGCGCGCGCCCCGGTCGCCGGGAGACCGACTGACGGGCCCCAGTCGC
This sequence is a window from Myxococcus stipitatus. Protein-coding genes within it:
- a CDS encoding alpha/beta hydrolase, which translates into the protein MSRPRLPLHVLAGVLALASTLAARAAPPPAAEDPRLVELRRLTTVDARAALDVKTVQTRKVGDVTLTELTYASPKGGRVPAFLVIPPGAGPFPAVLFAHWRRGSKNAFLDEALGLARAGVASLLIDAPHVRPEPWRASLHATELPDTLVQWLVDLRRGVDLLSARRDVDGKRLGFVGHGLGASVGGALSGVEPRLRAYVLMNGLGDASTSLELAPPGRAGTLSREEVAAVVRRLEPLDGGVGVAHAAPSALFFQSGRADGQVPLARARAFVDAATEPKFAKRYEGGHELGDAARRDRLQWLRTHLGFADVFRFHGPPMIATPTAPGLVGAPIPEWAKARPVLTLPGMDEVRVRRGLTYAREEGREYKLDLYLPDVASREPAPVVVLVHGLLHPALVPLVRDLPAFSGQARWLAARGFAVALVELGSPATGPEPAQWFTGVPRMRERVDAALAFVREKAATEPVDGERVCLMALSAGGLWGLTPALRKQPPAWLRCAVAWYPLLDAPGVPQGARPRDALVATEARKLPPLLVVRAGLDTPALNAALDAFTREARARGAPLTLVDLPEAPHAFELTDDVEGSRETMRQTARFFEEHLLP
- a CDS encoding pseudouridine synthase — protein: MSRKSDKPKTPQHQRWEGKEKPDWLSRALARAGVFPQKEAEDAIRAGRVSINGRVAKMALTPVPPGATIRVDGRPVSLDAPATRVLAFHKPAGLLSSTVSQHRTGTVFEVLLPQLPADLAGYTWHAVGRLDVDSTGLLLFTNDDKLVAHATSPDTRLPKRYVATVFSTADDARVEPLRRGMVLDDGPARPAQVRVRDEHTVEVTLTEGRHHQVKRMLGAVGLPVRALHREAVGGVTLDIPEGTFRLLTDTEVQEGLRYTGRAASEPKT